A genomic region of Cotesia glomerata isolate CgM1 linkage group LG9, MPM_Cglom_v2.3, whole genome shotgun sequence contains the following coding sequences:
- the LOC123271873 gene encoding 39S ribosomal protein L2, mitochondrial, translating to MAMSGLLKRVIGKNFDLIIYNGSAACQVQQSRPTTSWTYVEKPKPGIKGKSYRRFVHFEDKYTVKPLQVTNLAGRDPITGRLVNIGIGGGIKHKYHWIKWKRDGPTDPDAPPKEERVIEVFEDGCRTAHVALVAHGKELSYILATENMKAGQVIRTSLGIPRMTVRAFEGDAYPLGALPIGTVVNCVEKYPGLGGFLIHAAGTSGTILRRDGDDRVIVQMPSKKLFSLSKTCMATVGRLSNVNHGSTPIGSAQRNRELGNRPRSGLWHRKDGRHGRKIKPIPPPIHFNTKENFHRRKPFALTHSAYNTHLDAKRKPTVPVRDDSVY from the exons ATGGCGATGTCCGGGTTGTTAAAACGTGTTATCggtaaaaatttcgatttaattatttacaacggTTCGGCAGCTTGTCAAGTGCAGCAATCTCGTCCCACAACATCTTGGACATATGTCGAGAAGCCAAAGCCTGGTATTAAAGGAAAAAGTTACCGAAGATTCGTACATTTCGAGGACAAGTACACCGTCAAACCTCTTCAGGTTACTAATCTTGCTGGAAGGGATCCTATTACGG GAAGACTAGTAAACATCGGAATAGGCGGTGGAATAAAACACAAGTATCACTGGATAAAATGGAAGCGTGATGGACCAACGGACCCAGATGCTCCCCCAAAAGAAGAGCGAGTCATCGAAGTCTTTGAAGACGGCTGTAGAACAGCCCACGTTGCTCTGGTAGCCCACGGCAAGGAACTGAGTTATATTCTCGCGACCGAGAACATGAAAGCTGGCCAAGTAATCCGGACATCTTTAGGAATTCCTAGAATGACCGTGAGAGCCTTTGAGGGCGACGCCTATCCACTTGGAGCTCTACCTATCGGCACTGTTGTGAACTGCGTCGAAAAATATCCAGGTTTAGGAGGTTTCTTGATCCACGCAGCTGGAACCTCAGGGACCATTCTCCGTCGAGATGGCGACGATCGAGTAATCGTCCAGATGCCTAGCAAGAAGCTTTTCAGCCTCTCGAAAACCTGTATGGCTACCGTAGGCCGGCTCTCCAACGTCAATCACGGATCGACACCTATTGGCAGCGCTCAGAGGAACCGTGAGCTTGGAAATCGTCCCCGCAGTGGTCTCTGGCATCGCAAAGATGGTCGGCATGGTAGAAAAATTAAACCCATTCCTCCACCGATACATTTCAACACCAAGGAAAATTTCCATAGAAGAAAACCTTTTGCCCTTACGCACTCTGCGTACAACACTCACTTGGACGCCAAGCGCAAGCCAACTGTTCCTGTAAGAGATGATTCTGTCTATTGA
- the LOC123271874 gene encoding sideroflexin-3-like, with protein MSGSKVQRIDLEKPRWDQSTYLGRAKHFFNLTNPLNVFASDSELDRSREIVSKYRKGESLESLKITEDELWKNKYLYDSAYHPDTGEKMLVIGRMSAQVPMNMFITGCMLTFYKSTPAVVFWQWFNQSFNAVVNYTNRSGASPIPTETLVRSYVGAVGGAVITALSLNRLARRAPPLAGRLVPLAAVAAANCVNIPLMRITELQEGIELQNEEGAKLGNSKKAAREAIASVTMSRILMASPSMVLSPILMNFLDRRNMLAKAKWAAAPIQLAVCGVCLTFATPLCCALFAQRVPVTIDHLEPEVQEAIRAKNPTINMLYYNKGL; from the exons ATGTCGGGCTCTAAAGTTCAGAGAATTGATTTAGAAAAGCCAAGATGGGATCAAAGTACTTACTTAGGACGTGCCAAGCATTTTTTCAACTTAACTAATCCCTTGAATGTGTTTGCGTCAGACAGTGAACTTGACAGATCACGGGAAATTGTTTCTAAATACAG aaaaGGAGAATCGCTGGAAAGCCTGAAGATAACCGAAGATGAACTGTggaagaataaatatttatatgacAGTGCGTATCACCCAGATACTGGAGAAAAAATGCTCGTTATTGGACGCATGAGTGCCCAAGTTCCCATGAATATGTTTATTACTGGCTGCATGTTGACTTTTTACAA atctACACCAGCTGTCGTGTTCTGGCAATGGTTCAATCAGTCCTTCAATGCGGTGGTTAATTACACAAATCGCAGTGGTGCCAGTCCAATTCCCACTGAAACTTTGGTACGCAGCTACGTAGGCGCAGTAGGTGGCGCAGTTATCACTGCTTTGTCACTGAACCGTTTGGCGCGACGCGCGCCCCCTCTGGCAGGTCGTTTGGTTCCATTGGCAGCCGTAGCTGCTGCTAACTGCGTGAACATTCCACTGATGAGGATAACTGAGTTGCAAGAAGGAATTGAACTTCAAAATGAGGAAGGAGCAAAGTTGGGCAATAGTAAAAAAGCTGCTCGGGAAGCCATTGCTTCTGTTACTATGTCCAGGATTTTGATGGCATCTCCTAGTATGG TTCTTTCACCAATACTGATGAACTTCTTGGACCGACGCAACATGTTAGCGAAAGCAAAATGGGCTGCAGCGCCAATCCAATTAGCAGTTTGTGGTGTCTGTTTAACCTTCGCAACTCCTTTGTGCTGTGCTCTTTTTGCTCAACGAGTGCCAGTTACTATCGACCACCTAGAGCCTGAAGTACAGGAAGCAATCCGTGCTAAAAATCCAACAATAAATATGCTTTACTACAATAAAGGGTTATGA